A region of Vitis riparia cultivar Riparia Gloire de Montpellier isolate 1030 chromosome 1, EGFV_Vit.rip_1.0, whole genome shotgun sequence DNA encodes the following proteins:
- the LOC117921955 gene encoding uncharacterized protein LOC117921955: MKTKTKPLFLKYFFFSLFVSIPILLLLFSFQSLRHKTTDPPPGNQPSGDLRIRPGYTSYEAYLQLQLNKTLNPKLRKIWTTRDWDRKINVFAQFFQDLKQKQLLKNESKALCIGARVGQEVEALRRVGVADSVGIDLVPYPPLVLKGDFHNQPFKNDTFDFEFSNVFDHALYPDKFVGEIERTLRPGGVCVLHLALSRRSDKYSANDLYSVRPLTEMFGRSEVVHVRTVDGFGLDTEVVFRKKKLIGRS, translated from the coding sequence ATGAAGACCAAAACCAAGCCACTCTTTCTCAAAtacttcttcttctctctctttgtaTCCATCCCTATCCTCCTCCTCCTATTCTCTTTCCAATCCCTCCGCCATAAAACTACAGACCCACCACCCGGAAACCAACCCTCCGGCGACCTCCGTATCCGCCCTGGCTACACCTCCTACGAAGCCTACTTACAGCTCCAGCTCAACAAAACCCTCAATCCCAAACTCAGAAAGATATGGACCACCCGTGACTGGGACAGAAAGATCAACGTCTTCGCTCAATTCTTCCAAGACCTCAAGCAGAAACAACTACTCAAGAACGAGTCCAAAGCGCTGTGCATCGGCGCCCGAGTGGGGCAAGAGGTGGAAGCGCTGAGGCGAGTTGGAGTGGCGGACTCGGTGGGAATCGACCTGGTTCCCTACCCGCCCTTGGTGTTGAAGGGCGACTTCCATAACCAGCCGTTCAAGAACGACACATTCGATTTCGAGTTCTCCAATGTTTTCGACCACGCGCTGTATCCGGACAAGTTCGTTGGGGAGATCGAACGGACGTTGAGGCCCGGCGGGGTCTGCGTTCTACACTTGGCGCTGTCGCGACGGTCTGATAAGTACTCTGCCAATGATTTATACAGCGTGAGACCGTTGACAGAGATGTTTGGAAGGTCGGAGGTGGTCCATGTTCGCACCGTAGACGGGTTCGGGTTGGACA